The following proteins are co-located in the Conyzicola lurida genome:
- the hisC gene encoding histidinol-phosphate transaminase — translation MNASEQPPRVRLRPEIEKMQPYRQGKPAAEDAFKLSSNENPFDPIPAVLEAIAASSVNRYPDGAATALRATLAAHYGLTPDNVHIGAGSASILAQLITAAAGVGDEVVYSWRSFEAYPGLVMVAGATSVQVPNTGDHRHDLPAMAAAVTDRTRVVIVCSPNNPTGAIVTKDEFVAFMATVPQTVLVLLDEAYIEFVTDPTAVRGTELLADYPNLVVLRTFSKAYGLAGLRVGYALGAEYVLDAARASAIPLSVIEAAQRAAIVSIEHQAELLERVGHLAELRDRIWTSLGEQGWSIPRPHGNFIWLPTGEHTAWAAEVFSDNGIVVRALAPEGLRVSIGEHESVEKLLRAAEEVVVKLRTPSTEATLD, via the coding sequence GTGAACGCCAGCGAACAGCCCCCCAGAGTACGACTGCGCCCCGAGATCGAGAAGATGCAGCCCTATCGGCAGGGCAAGCCCGCCGCCGAGGACGCCTTCAAGCTGTCGTCGAACGAGAACCCGTTCGACCCGATCCCCGCCGTCCTCGAGGCTATCGCCGCGTCGAGCGTGAACCGGTACCCGGATGGCGCGGCCACCGCCCTGCGCGCCACCCTCGCCGCGCACTACGGCCTCACTCCCGACAACGTGCACATCGGTGCGGGCTCGGCCTCGATCCTGGCCCAGCTCATCACCGCCGCCGCCGGCGTGGGCGACGAGGTCGTCTACTCCTGGCGAAGCTTCGAGGCGTACCCGGGCCTGGTGATGGTCGCCGGCGCCACGAGCGTGCAGGTGCCCAACACCGGGGACCACCGCCACGACCTCCCCGCGATGGCCGCCGCCGTGACCGACCGCACCCGCGTCGTCATCGTCTGCAGCCCGAACAACCCCACGGGCGCGATCGTCACCAAGGACGAGTTCGTCGCGTTTATGGCGACGGTCCCCCAGACGGTGCTCGTGCTGCTCGACGAGGCATACATCGAGTTCGTCACGGACCCGACGGCCGTGCGCGGCACCGAGCTGCTCGCCGACTACCCCAACCTCGTGGTGCTGCGCACCTTCTCCAAGGCCTACGGTCTCGCCGGCCTGCGCGTCGGCTACGCCCTGGGCGCGGAGTACGTTCTCGACGCGGCGCGGGCATCCGCCATCCCGCTGTCGGTCATCGAGGCCGCACAGCGCGCGGCCATCGTCTCGATCGAGCACCAGGCCGAACTGCTGGAGCGCGTCGGGCACCTCGCCGAGCTGCGCGACCGCATCTGGACCTCGCTCGGCGAGCAGGGGTGGAGCATCCCGCGCCCGCACGGCAACTTCATCTGGCTGCCCACCGGCGAGCACACGGCGTGGGCCGCCGAGGTCTTCTCCGACAACGGGATCGTCGTCCGCGCGCTCGCTCCCGAGGGTCTGCGGGTGAGCATCGGCGAGCACGAGTCTGTCGAGAAACTCCTAAGGGCCGCGGAAGAGGTTGTGGTGAAGCTACGAACGCCGTCGACCGAAGCCACGTTAGATTAG
- a CDS encoding dihydrolipoamide acetyltransferase family protein — MSTFEFLLPDAGEGLTEAEIVEWKVKPGDTVAVNQILVEIETAKSLVELPSPFAGTVTELLVEPGQTVDVGTVIIRGSGEGGPDAAASTTADPDAQLAVADTAASISAETAEAEKPGAVLVGYGIKGGVNSRRRRSGAAPAAAAAAPVVPSARPASVPAAAASVIIAKPPIRKLAKDLGVTLSEVVATGLAGEITRDDVIRQASQASVFRNIQTPEWSDEREERIPVKGVRKAIATAMTNSAFTAPHVSVFVDIDASRTMEFVKRLKNSPDFAGIRVSPLLIAAKAVIWAVRRNPMVNSTFTDKEITVHHYVNLGIAAATPRGLVVPNVKDANELSLRELAVALEQLTITARDGKTTAADMSNGTITITNLGSFGMDTGTPILNPGEVGIVALGTIKQKPWVVDGEVRPRFVTTLGGSFDHRVVDGDVVSRFIADVASVLEEPALLLD, encoded by the coding sequence ATGAGCACTTTCGAATTCCTCCTCCCCGACGCGGGCGAAGGCCTGACCGAGGCCGAGATCGTCGAGTGGAAGGTCAAGCCGGGCGACACCGTCGCGGTCAACCAGATCCTCGTCGAGATCGAGACCGCCAAGTCGCTCGTCGAACTGCCGTCGCCATTCGCCGGCACCGTCACCGAGCTCTTGGTCGAACCCGGCCAGACGGTCGACGTCGGCACCGTGATCATCCGCGGCTCCGGTGAGGGCGGGCCGGATGCCGCGGCGAGCACGACCGCCGACCCCGACGCCCAGCTCGCCGTCGCCGACACCGCTGCCTCGATCTCCGCGGAGACGGCAGAGGCCGAGAAGCCGGGCGCCGTGCTCGTCGGCTACGGGATCAAGGGCGGCGTGAACTCCCGCCGCCGCCGGTCGGGGGCTGCGCCGGCCGCGGCCGCGGCCGCCCCCGTGGTTCCCTCGGCCCGTCCCGCGTCGGTACCCGCCGCCGCGGCATCCGTCATCATCGCCAAGCCGCCGATTCGCAAGCTGGCCAAGGACCTCGGCGTGACCCTCTCCGAGGTCGTCGCGACCGGTCTCGCCGGCGAAATCACCCGCGACGACGTCATCCGGCAGGCCAGCCAGGCCAGCGTGTTCCGCAACATCCAGACGCCGGAGTGGTCGGACGAGCGCGAAGAGCGCATCCCGGTCAAGGGCGTGCGCAAGGCGATCGCCACCGCGATGACCAACAGCGCGTTCACGGCGCCGCACGTGAGCGTGTTCGTCGACATCGACGCGTCGCGCACCATGGAGTTCGTCAAGCGCCTGAAGAACTCGCCCGACTTCGCGGGCATCCGCGTCTCGCCGCTGCTGATCGCCGCCAAGGCCGTCATCTGGGCCGTGCGCCGCAACCCGATGGTGAACTCGACCTTCACCGATAAAGAGATCACGGTGCACCATTACGTGAACCTCGGCATCGCCGCAGCGACGCCGCGCGGTCTCGTCGTGCCCAACGTCAAGGACGCCAACGAGCTGTCGCTGCGCGAACTCGCCGTGGCGCTCGAGCAGCTGACGATCACGGCGCGGGATGGCAAGACCACCGCCGCCGACATGTCGAACGGCACGATCACGATCACGAACCTCGGCTCGTTCGGCATGGACACCGGTACGCCGATCCTCAACCCGGGCGAGGTCGGCATCGTCGCTCTCGGCACGATCAAGCAGAAGCCCTGGGTCGTCGACGGCGAGGTGCGCCCGCGCTTCGTCACGACGCTCGGCGGCAGCTTCGACCACCGCGTGGTCGACGGCGACGTGGTCAGCCGCTTCATCGCCGACGTCGCGAGCGTGCTCGAGGAGCCCGCGCTGCTGCTCGACTAG
- a CDS encoding phage holin family protein: MQRFLVRLIINAVAFWLTTLIVSGIHVNAYAPGDTLEQVITYLIVALIFGIVNAVIGNAIRIVAFPLYILTLGLLALVVNSLLLLLVGWISSLIGFGLVVDSFWWGVLGAIVLGFIGWVLGLFARPLTTSDRSRG; this comes from the coding sequence ATGCAGCGCTTTCTCGTCCGACTGATCATCAACGCCGTCGCCTTCTGGTTGACGACCCTCATCGTCAGCGGCATCCACGTCAACGCGTACGCGCCCGGCGACACTCTCGAGCAGGTCATCACGTACCTGATCGTCGCCCTCATCTTCGGCATCGTGAACGCGGTGATCGGCAACGCGATCCGCATCGTGGCGTTCCCGCTGTACATCCTGACGCTCGGCCTGCTCGCGCTCGTGGTCAACTCCCTGCTGCTGCTTCTCGTCGGCTGGATCTCGAGCCTGATCGGCTTCGGTCTCGTCGTCGACAGCTTCTGGTGGGGCGTTCTCGGCGCGATCGTGCTCGGCTTCATCGGCTGGGTGCTCGGCCTGTTCGCCCGCCCGCTGACGACTTCCGACCGCTCGCGCGGCTAA
- the dnaB gene encoding replicative DNA helicase, with the protein MSIAHLGLAGDQTRGDSRGGDRDRVPPHDLLAEQSAIGGMLLSKDAVADVVEVVRGVDFYIPKHEIIFDAILSLYSHGEPTDVIAVTDELTKTGELQRAGGAEYLHTLTGLVPTAANAGFYSLIVTEKAVLRRLVEAGTRIVQMGYASEGEVVDLVNNAQAEIYAVNGGVETEDYVPLSDAVTAAVDEIEAAKGRDGQMIGVPTGFAQLDALTNGLHPGQMIILAARPAIGKSTLALDFARAAAIHNDMPVVVFSLEMGRSEIAMRLLSAEASVPLQSMRKGTVHSQDWTTIAQTRGRINDAPLYIDDSPNMTLVEIRAKCRRLKQRVGLKMVIIDYLQLMTSGKKVESRQQEVSEFSRSLKLLAKEIGVPVIAISQLNRGPEQRADKKPALSDLRESGSLEQDADMVILLHRESAYEKDSARAGEADLIIAKHRNGPTDTLTIGFHGHFSRFVDLPPGA; encoded by the coding sequence GTGTCCATTGCGCATCTCGGACTTGCCGGCGATCAGACCCGCGGCGACAGCCGCGGGGGCGACCGTGACCGCGTCCCCCCACACGACCTCCTGGCCGAGCAGAGCGCCATCGGCGGCATGCTGCTCAGCAAAGACGCCGTGGCCGACGTCGTCGAGGTCGTGCGCGGGGTCGACTTCTACATCCCCAAGCACGAGATCATCTTCGACGCGATCCTCTCGCTGTACTCCCACGGCGAGCCCACCGACGTCATCGCCGTCACCGACGAGCTGACCAAGACCGGCGAGCTGCAGCGTGCGGGCGGCGCCGAGTACCTGCACACGCTCACCGGCCTCGTGCCCACGGCCGCCAACGCCGGGTTCTACTCGCTCATCGTCACAGAGAAGGCCGTGCTGCGCCGCCTGGTCGAGGCGGGCACGCGCATCGTCCAGATGGGCTACGCCAGCGAGGGCGAGGTCGTCGACCTCGTCAACAACGCCCAGGCCGAGATCTATGCCGTCAACGGCGGGGTGGAGACCGAAGACTACGTCCCGCTCTCCGACGCCGTCACCGCGGCGGTCGACGAGATCGAGGCCGCCAAGGGTCGCGACGGTCAGATGATCGGTGTGCCCACCGGCTTCGCCCAGCTCGACGCTCTCACCAACGGCCTGCACCCCGGCCAGATGATCATCCTCGCCGCGCGTCCCGCCATCGGTAAGTCGACCCTCGCCCTCGACTTCGCCCGAGCGGCCGCGATCCATAACGACATGCCCGTCGTCGTATTCTCGCTCGAAATGGGCCGGAGCGAGATCGCCATGCGTCTGCTCTCCGCCGAGGCGTCCGTCCCGCTGCAGTCGATGCGTAAGGGCACCGTGCACTCGCAGGACTGGACCACGATCGCCCAGACGCGTGGCCGCATCAACGACGCACCCCTCTACATCGACGACTCCCCCAACATGACGCTCGTCGAGATCCGCGCGAAGTGCCGCCGGCTCAAGCAGCGCGTGGGTCTCAAGATGGTCATCATCGACTACCTGCAGCTGATGACCAGCGGCAAGAAGGTCGAGTCGCGCCAGCAAGAGGTCTCGGAGTTCTCCCGTTCGCTCAAGCTGCTCGCCAAGGAGATCGGCGTGCCGGTCATCGCGATCAGCCAACTGAACCGTGGTCCCGAGCAGCGGGCCGACAAGAAGCCCGCCCTCTCCGACCTCCGCGAGTCCGGATCGCTCGAGCAGGACGCCGACATGGTGATCCTGCTGCACCGCGAGAGCGCCTACGAAAAGGACAGCGCCCGCGCGGGCGAGGCGGACCTCATCATCGCCAAGCACCGCAACGGACCGACGGACACCCTCACCATCGGGTTCCACGGCCACTTCTCGCGCTTCGTCGACCTGCCGCCGGGAGCCTAG
- a CDS encoding alpha-ketoacid dehydrogenase subunit beta produces the protein MSIVTPTTAAIETALETMPMAKALTAGLRKAMADDPKVILMGEDIGPLGGVFRITEGLQAEFGKNRVMDTPLAESGIIGTAIGLAMGGYRPVVEIQFDGFIFPGFDQIVSQLAKMTNRHEGQVTMPLVIRVPYGGHIGAVEHHQESPEAYFAHTPGLRVVSPSTPHDAYWMIQEAIASNDPVMFFEPKSRYWPKGEVDLSQNSAPLHSSRVIRQGTEVTLVGHGAMINVLLGAAELAAEEGTSVEVVDLRSLSPIDYDPIVASVQKTGRLVVAAEAQGFASIGSEIAATVTERAFYSLEAPVLRVAGFDTPFPPAKLETVYLPDVDRVLEAVDRAMAY, from the coding sequence ATGAGCATCGTGACCCCCACAACAGCCGCTATCGAGACCGCGCTCGAGACCATGCCGATGGCGAAGGCCCTCACCGCCGGTCTGCGCAAGGCGATGGCCGACGACCCCAAGGTCATCCTGATGGGCGAGGACATCGGCCCGCTCGGCGGCGTCTTCCGCATCACCGAGGGGCTGCAGGCCGAGTTCGGCAAGAACCGCGTCATGGACACCCCGCTCGCCGAGTCCGGCATCATCGGCACGGCGATCGGCCTCGCGATGGGCGGCTACCGTCCCGTCGTCGAGATCCAGTTCGACGGTTTCATCTTCCCCGGCTTCGACCAGATCGTCTCGCAGCTGGCGAAGATGACCAACCGCCACGAGGGCCAGGTCACCATGCCCCTCGTGATCCGCGTGCCCTACGGCGGACACATCGGCGCCGTCGAGCACCACCAGGAGAGCCCCGAGGCGTACTTCGCCCACACTCCCGGCCTGCGCGTCGTGAGCCCGAGCACCCCGCACGACGCCTACTGGATGATCCAGGAGGCAATCGCGAGCAACGACCCCGTGATGTTCTTCGAGCCGAAGAGCCGCTACTGGCCCAAGGGCGAGGTCGACCTGTCCCAGAACTCCGCGCCGCTGCACTCGAGCCGCGTCATCCGCCAGGGCACCGAGGTCACGCTCGTCGGCCACGGCGCGATGATCAACGTGCTGCTCGGCGCCGCCGAACTGGCGGCGGAGGAGGGCACGAGCGTCGAGGTCGTCGACCTGCGCTCGCTCTCCCCCATCGACTACGACCCCATCGTCGCGAGCGTGCAGAAGACCGGACGCCTCGTCGTCGCCGCCGAGGCCCAGGGCTTCGCGTCGATCGGCAGCGAGATCGCGGCGACCGTCACCGAGCGCGCCTTCTACTCGCTCGAGGCGCCCGTGCTGCGCGTCGCCGGGTTCGACACCCCGTTCCCGCCGGCCAAGCTCGAGACCGTCTACCTCCCCGACGTCGACCGCGTGCTCGAGGCCGTCGACCGCGCAATGGCTTACTAA
- a CDS encoding low molecular weight protein-tyrosine-phosphatase: MSFERMFDESALFRLCFVCTGNICRSPMAEVVFTDLIRKAGLENRIGVMSAGTGDWHVGERSDDRTITALAAHGYDGAQHRAKQFDPGWFDELDLVVVFDHSQERILKAWASTEHDRSKVQLLLSFDKDQSSQLDVPDPYYSDAAFFDQILSMIEHASSALFDQIKPGIQGVK; encoded by the coding sequence ATGAGTTTTGAGCGCATGTTCGACGAGTCCGCGCTCTTCAGACTCTGTTTCGTGTGCACCGGCAACATCTGCCGCTCGCCGATGGCCGAGGTCGTCTTCACCGACCTGATCAGAAAGGCCGGGCTCGAGAACCGCATCGGCGTGATGTCGGCGGGCACCGGGGACTGGCACGTGGGGGAGCGGTCCGACGACCGCACCATCACCGCCCTCGCCGCGCACGGCTACGACGGCGCCCAGCACCGCGCGAAACAGTTCGATCCCGGGTGGTTCGACGAGCTCGACCTCGTGGTGGTCTTCGACCACAGCCAGGAGCGCATCCTCAAAGCGTGGGCGTCGACCGAGCACGACCGTTCGAAGGTTCAGCTGCTGCTGAGCTTCGACAAAGACCAGTCGAGCCAGCTCGACGTACCCGACCCGTATTACTCGGACGCCGCGTTCTTCGATCAGATCCTCTCCATGATCGAGCACGCGAGCTCCGCACTTTTCGATCAGATCAAACCAGGAATTCAGGGTGTCAAATGA
- a CDS encoding DUF308 domain-containing protein translates to MSSADVTTTHASRYWPWVLLRALPAAVVAVVITFSADHSAALGFVTFGALALATGAVLLIGALRALDAGPVRTVFVVQGIIAAVVGLLALVFPGGGLGLLILLVGGYAVLTGFLELYSGLRSRGRIDSSKDWIFLGGLTVLLAVAALVIPPGYNQPFVGPDGVERALTASIILVGFIGAYGAIAAVYLVIAGLSLKWADRAVAATAAESGN, encoded by the coding sequence GTGTCTTCTGCAGACGTCACCACCACCCATGCGAGCCGTTACTGGCCCTGGGTGCTGCTGCGCGCCCTGCCCGCGGCCGTCGTCGCCGTGGTCATCACGTTCTCGGCCGACCACTCGGCGGCGCTCGGCTTCGTCACGTTCGGCGCCCTAGCCCTGGCTACCGGCGCCGTGCTGCTGATCGGCGCGCTCCGGGCACTCGACGCCGGTCCGGTGCGCACCGTGTTCGTCGTGCAAGGGATCATCGCCGCCGTGGTGGGCCTGCTCGCGCTCGTCTTCCCGGGCGGAGGCCTCGGCCTGTTGATCCTCCTCGTCGGCGGCTACGCGGTCCTGACCGGGTTCCTCGAGCTATACAGCGGGCTGCGCAGCCGCGGCCGCATCGACTCGTCCAAAGACTGGATCTTCCTCGGCGGCCTCACCGTGCTGCTCGCGGTCGCCGCGCTCGTCATCCCGCCGGGCTACAACCAGCCCTTCGTCGGGCCGGACGGCGTCGAACGCGCACTGACGGCATCCATCATTCTCGTCGGCTTCATCGGCGCTTACGGCGCCATCGCTGCCGTCTACCTCGTAATAGCCGGGTTGAGCCTCAAATGGGCCGACCGGGCGGTGGCGGCTACAGCCGCGGAAAGCGGCAACTAA
- a CDS encoding thiamine pyrophosphate-dependent dehydrogenase E1 component subunit alpha, which translates to MSYTAATVQLLSPEGTLVESDASAEYLPLIDALSDDQLRDFHRQMVVIRRFDQEAANLQRQGELGLWVPSLGQEAGQVGSAYASRPQDHIFPSYREHVVARIRGIDLIGIIGLLRGTTHGGWNPEETNFHLYTLVLGSHTLHATGRAMAMTLDGATGTGNPETDAAVMAYFGDGASSQGDVSEAFVFAASYQAPVVFFLQNNHWAISVPVEVQSRTPLYLRSSGFGIPGIQIDGNDVLASYAVTKQNLDASRSGQGPRFIEALTYRMGAHTSSDDPSKYRLDSEVEYWKQRDPITRFETWLRSRGEGDAFFADVDAEAADVASDIRKRTLALGVPPVGKMFDHVYSEPHPVIEAQKQWLAEYEASLENDG; encoded by the coding sequence ATGTCTTACACCGCCGCGACGGTCCAGTTGCTCTCCCCGGAGGGCACGCTCGTCGAGAGCGATGCCTCGGCCGAGTACCTCCCCCTCATCGACGCCCTCAGCGACGACCAACTGCGCGATTTCCACCGCCAGATGGTGGTGATCCGGCGGTTCGACCAGGAAGCGGCGAACCTGCAGCGCCAGGGCGAACTCGGCCTCTGGGTCCCGAGCCTCGGCCAGGAGGCCGGCCAGGTCGGGTCCGCGTACGCGTCGCGCCCGCAGGACCACATCTTCCCGTCCTACCGCGAACACGTGGTCGCCCGCATCCGCGGCATCGACCTCATCGGCATCATCGGCCTGCTGCGCGGTACGACGCACGGCGGCTGGAACCCCGAAGAGACCAACTTCCACCTGTACACACTCGTGCTCGGCTCGCACACCCTGCACGCCACGGGCCGCGCCATGGCGATGACCCTCGACGGTGCCACCGGCACCGGCAACCCCGAGACGGACGCCGCGGTCATGGCGTACTTCGGCGACGGGGCATCGAGCCAGGGCGACGTCAGCGAGGCCTTCGTCTTCGCGGCGAGTTACCAGGCGCCGGTCGTCTTCTTCCTGCAGAACAACCACTGGGCGATCTCGGTGCCGGTCGAGGTGCAGTCGCGCACGCCGCTGTACCTGCGGTCGAGCGGCTTCGGCATCCCGGGCATCCAGATCGACGGCAACGACGTCCTCGCCAGCTACGCGGTCACCAAGCAGAACCTCGACGCCTCGCGCAGCGGCCAGGGCCCGCGCTTCATCGAGGCGCTCACCTACCGTATGGGTGCGCACACCTCGAGCGACGACCCGTCGAAGTACCGGCTCGACAGCGAAGTGGAGTACTGGAAGCAGCGCGACCCGATCACCCGCTTCGAGACCTGGTTGCGTTCGCGCGGCGAGGGTGACGCCTTCTTCGCGGACGTCGACGCGGAAGCGGCCGACGTCGCCTCCGACATCCGCAAACGCACGCTCGCCCTCGGGGTACCGCCGGTCGGAAAGATGTTCGACCACGTGTACTCCGAGCCGCATCCCGTCATCGAGGCACAGAAGCAGTGGCTCGCCGAATACGAAGCATCGCTGGAGAACGACGGATGA
- the purB gene encoding adenylosuccinate lyase, whose amino-acid sequence MSPLPEQPLSPLDGRYRASVAGLGEFLSEAGLNRARVQVEVEWLLYLTDHELFGSSRLDHEQARALRALVADFGQAEIDELATLEATTRHDVKAVEYLVRHKLADLGLNDVAELTHFACTSEDINNLSYALTIGSAVREVWTPRLRSIIEKLRALSVEHRDTPMLAHTHGQPATPTTVGKEFAVFVYRLERVIAQVEATQYLGKFSGATGTFAAHVAADPGLDWPAISSEFVTSLGLEWNPLTTQIESHDWQAELYQRMSHANRILHNLCTDIWTYISMGYFTQIPQAGATGSSTMPHKINPIRFENAEANLELSSALLESLSQTLVTSRLQRDLTDSSTQRNIGVAIGHSMLAMDNLGRGLSEFSIDTAALAADLDSNWEILGEAIQTVIRAEITAGRSSISDPYALLKELTRGRRIGQTELVEFIDALDIGQEAKDGLRVLTPAGYAGLASDLVRFVQK is encoded by the coding sequence ATGAGTCCACTGCCAGAACAACCGCTCAGCCCGCTCGACGGCCGCTACAGGGCGTCCGTCGCCGGACTCGGTGAGTTCCTCTCCGAAGCCGGGCTCAACCGCGCCCGCGTCCAGGTCGAGGTCGAGTGGCTGCTCTACCTGACCGACCACGAGCTGTTCGGCTCGAGCCGCCTCGACCACGAGCAGGCCCGCGCGCTGCGCGCCCTCGTCGCCGACTTCGGTCAGGCCGAGATCGACGAACTCGCCACGCTCGAAGCCACCACGCGTCACGACGTGAAGGCCGTCGAGTACCTGGTGCGCCACAAGCTGGCCGACCTCGGACTGAACGACGTCGCAGAGCTCACCCACTTCGCCTGCACGAGCGAGGACATCAACAACCTCTCGTACGCGCTCACCATCGGCTCCGCGGTGCGCGAGGTGTGGACCCCGCGACTGCGCTCGATCATCGAGAAGCTCCGCGCACTCTCGGTCGAACACCGCGACACCCCGATGCTCGCCCACACCCACGGCCAGCCGGCCACGCCCACCACCGTGGGCAAGGAGTTCGCCGTCTTCGTCTACCGCCTCGAGCGCGTCATCGCGCAGGTCGAGGCCACCCAGTACCTCGGCAAGTTCAGCGGCGCCACCGGAACGTTCGCGGCCCACGTCGCCGCCGACCCCGGCCTCGACTGGCCGGCCATCTCGAGCGAGTTCGTCACCTCGCTCGGCCTCGAGTGGAACCCGCTCACCACCCAGATCGAGTCGCACGACTGGCAGGCCGAGCTCTACCAGCGCATGAGCCACGCCAACCGCATCCTCCACAACCTGTGCACGGACATCTGGACCTACATCTCGATGGGCTACTTCACCCAGATCCCGCAGGCCGGGGCGACCGGTTCGTCGACGATGCCGCACAAGATCAACCCGATCCGCTTCGAGAACGCCGAGGCGAACCTCGAACTCTCCAGCGCCCTGCTCGAGTCGCTCTCGCAGACCCTCGTCACCTCGCGCCTGCAGCGCGACCTCACCGACTCGTCGACGCAGCGCAACATCGGTGTCGCGATCGGCCATTCGATGCTCGCCATGGACAACCTCGGCCGCGGTCTGAGCGAGTTCAGCATCGACACCGCCGCCCTCGCCGCCGATCTCGACTCCAATTGGGAGATCCTGGGCGAGGCGATCCAGACCGTCATCCGCGCCGAGATCACCGCGGGCCGCAGCTCGATCTCCGACCCCTACGCTCTGCTCAAGGAGCTCACACGTGGCCGCCGCATCGGCCAGACGGAGCTCGTCGAGTTCATCGACGCGCTCGACATCGGACAAGAAGCGAAGGACGGACTGCGCGTGCTGACGCCGGCCGGATACGCGGGCCTCGCGAGCGACCTGGTCAGGTTCGTCCAGAAGTAG